In the Ferrimicrobium acidiphilum DSM 19497 genome, one interval contains:
- a CDS encoding RNA-guided endonuclease InsQ/TnpB family protein, protein MSACTQENRNYLFLRVTAPMLAMSGISLSNNTTCGDANDHKRSLPILGMLELAEARKETWLKEGSAAVQQQALRDLSQAFQNWWKRPDHFGRPTWHKAGINEGFAVRDLSVRCINRRWGQVFVPKCGWVKFRVTREWSDIETASSARVTLDRSGRWFVSFTRLAPQIERKSTGFVIGIDMGIAITVATSNGEFLDMPELLTKGEHQRKRRLQRRLARQVKGSNRYKATKLAIAKLAAKEVDRRKDWIEWTTTDLVRDYDLISLETLKCNAPPPGELGRQNLSIRRCELVFAL, encoded by the coding sequence GTGAGCGCCTGTACCCAGGAGAACAGGAACTACCTGTTCTTGCGCGTCACTGCTCCGATGCTCGCTATGTCTGGAATCTCGCTCTCGAACAACACAACTTGCGGAGACGCGAACGATCACAAAAGATCACTACCCATTCTTGGGATGCTAGAACTTGCCGAAGCTCGTAAAGAGACATGGCTCAAGGAAGGTTCTGCCGCAGTCCAGCAGCAAGCTCTTCGAGACCTAAGCCAGGCGTTTCAAAACTGGTGGAAGAGACCAGATCACTTTGGACGTCCGACTTGGCACAAGGCTGGCATCAATGAAGGTTTTGCTGTACGAGATCTGTCTGTAAGGTGCATTAATCGTAGATGGGGTCAGGTATTCGTTCCTAAGTGCGGATGGGTCAAATTCCGCGTCACTCGTGAATGGAGTGACATCGAAACAGCATCGTCTGCCAGAGTCACCCTGGATCGTTCTGGCAGATGGTTTGTTAGTTTCACACGTCTAGCTCCACAGATTGAGCGCAAGTCAACAGGGTTCGTCATTGGTATTGACATGGGCATCGCGATTACGGTGGCTACGTCTAACGGTGAGTTTCTCGATATGCCAGAACTTCTCACCAAAGGAGAGCATCAACGCAAGAGACGCTTACAGAGGAGGCTCGCCAGACAAGTCAAGGGCTCCAACCGCTATAAGGCCACCAAACTAGCCATAGCTAAGCTCGCAGCCAAAGAAGTAGACCGACGTAAAGACTGGATCGAGTGGACCACAACCGATCTGGTGCGCGACTATGACTTGATCTCACTAGAGACACTAAAGTGTAATGCCCCACCACCTGGAGAATTGGGACGACAAAACCTAAGCATCCGACGATGCGAGCTGGTCTTTGCGTTGTGA
- a CDS encoding maleylpyruvate isomerase family mycothiol-dependent enzyme, producing the protein MDDDRLITIDTLMNSIEQRAVQLPGADPVPTCPEWDVNALINHLAIVLSRMRIRIETNADPDPDAMPSTPPNGMTAPEWLSLSYRELKTTFLNHEPEDPAWNWTGENQIVGWYIRRLAHELAIHLIDLDAASPSSTPPEELGIDAALAADGLDELLTVFLPTRSPRSTHPMEHHVLALTPTESPGQPWYVELNGLEISAGHDERPADATIKGSSVALYLFGWNRPAEGLTTTGDSTAIQDFSSIPR; encoded by the coding sequence GTGGACGACGACCGACTTATCACAATCGACACCCTTATGAACAGCATCGAGCAACGAGCCGTGCAGCTCCCTGGAGCAGATCCGGTACCAACCTGTCCAGAGTGGGATGTGAACGCACTGATTAATCACCTTGCGATCGTCCTCTCCCGGATGAGGATTCGAATCGAGACCAACGCCGATCCAGATCCAGATGCGATGCCATCGACACCTCCTAATGGTATGACGGCACCAGAGTGGCTCTCGTTGAGCTACCGGGAACTTAAAACAACGTTCCTAAACCATGAACCAGAAGATCCGGCATGGAACTGGACTGGAGAGAATCAGATCGTAGGTTGGTACATCCGTCGACTCGCCCACGAACTCGCCATTCACCTCATTGATCTAGACGCCGCCTCGCCCTCATCCACGCCACCCGAAGAACTTGGTATCGATGCAGCGTTAGCTGCTGATGGGCTCGATGAGTTGCTCACCGTGTTCCTGCCGACGCGCAGCCCACGAAGCACTCATCCCATGGAGCATCACGTGCTCGCACTGACCCCTACAGAAAGCCCAGGGCAGCCTTGGTATGTCGAACTCAACGGCCTCGAGATCTCGGCCGGACACGACGAGAGACCGGCAGATGCCACCATCAAGGGAAGCAGCGTTGCGCTCTATCTCTTTGGTTGGAATCGTCCTGCAGAAGGACTCACCACCACTGGAGACTCCACCGCAATCCAAGACTTCTCGAGCATTCCCCGCTGA
- a CDS encoding SDR family NAD(P)-dependent oxidoreductase, whose translation MEEFARLFDLSGKRALVIGAGSGIGAASAKGLAAFGAEVWCADINDEAIAKVAADISGARSFHFDVADPGASSNLLSTFGIPDIVVSTPAINVRKRITEVSDDEFDRVIEINLKGNFRVMRDFGRAMAANGGGSIIAFSSIRAQVVEPGQAVYAATKAGVLQMLKVLAAELGPQGVRANAIAPGVVETPLTEQIKSNTSWYEAYRDKTMLGRWAQPSEMVGAVVFLASDASSYVTGSYLVVDGGWLAADGRFDPPA comes from the coding sequence ATGGAGGAGTTTGCACGACTATTTGATCTGAGTGGGAAGCGTGCGTTGGTGATCGGAGCCGGAAGTGGGATAGGGGCCGCCTCGGCTAAGGGGTTGGCTGCCTTTGGAGCCGAGGTTTGGTGTGCCGATATCAATGATGAAGCGATTGCGAAAGTCGCGGCCGATATCTCCGGAGCCCGGTCGTTTCACTTTGACGTCGCTGATCCTGGAGCAAGCTCCAATCTGTTGTCGACCTTCGGTATACCTGACATCGTTGTGTCGACGCCTGCCATCAACGTACGTAAACGTATTACCGAGGTCAGTGATGACGAGTTTGACCGAGTGATCGAGATCAATCTCAAGGGCAACTTTCGTGTGATGCGAGATTTCGGGCGTGCGATGGCGGCCAATGGTGGCGGCAGCATTATCGCGTTCTCGAGTATCCGTGCCCAGGTTGTGGAGCCTGGCCAGGCGGTCTATGCGGCGACGAAGGCAGGGGTACTTCAGATGCTTAAGGTTCTGGCAGCTGAGCTTGGACCCCAAGGAGTGCGAGCCAATGCAATCGCTCCTGGTGTTGTTGAGACTCCGCTGACCGAACAGATCAAAAGTAATACGAGCTGGTATGAGGCATATCGAGATAAGACCATGCTGGGGAGGTGGGCACAACCATCAGAGATGGTAGGAGCAGTTGTTTTTCTAGCGTCTGATGCGAGCTCGTACGTCACCGGCTCGTATCTGGTCGTCGACGGTGGTTGGCTCGCAGCCGATGGTCGATTTGACCCACCGGCCTAA